One segment of Belonocnema kinseyi isolate 2016_QV_RU_SX_M_011 chromosome 7, B_treatae_v1, whole genome shotgun sequence DNA contains the following:
- the LOC117176518 gene encoding uncharacterized protein LOC117176518: MGIVTLLFSCFGFLDVTSAMIGQITQGASAHGAIAQGTNATPPHLVEGFFFPERNRVFVQNRHGKVFRGLLTYIRGRPIPPWVEDPTQINEGEVKVYILMPNSDKLVATINEIQQTLDINDPIYGITRCFILYGDNIILEAVLSVKELPRKKSNIPRVAVRVPEVTEKGESILIRQFGEFQPFGGYRPQWLKY, encoded by the exons atggggATCGTCACTTTACTTTTTTCCTGCTTTGGTTTTCTTGATGTTACAA GTGCAATGATCGGACAAATTACACAAGGAGCAAGTGCACATGGAGCAATTGCACAAGGAACAAATGCAACACCGCCGCATTTAGTTGAAGGTTTCTTTTTCCCAGAGCGTAACCgtgtttttgtacaaaacagaCATGGCAAGGTTTTTCGCGGATTGCTTACATACATCCGAGGCCGTCCAATTCCTCCTTGGGTTGAGGATCCCACACAAATAAATGAAGGGGAAGTAAAAGTTTATATACTCATGCCAAATTCCGACAAATTAGTGGCTACAATAAACGAAATCCAACAAACTTTGGATATTAATGATCCAATTTATGGAATAACCCGCTGCTTTATATTATATGGAGATAACATTATTTTGGAAGCAGTTCTCAGCGTCAAAGAGCTTCCGCGGAAAAAGAGTAATATACCGCGCGTTGCAGTGCGAGTGCCAGAAGTAACTGAGAAAGGTGAATCTATATTGATTCGTCAATTTGGAGAGTTTCAGCCTTTCGGTGGGTATCGTCCTCAATGGCTTAAATATTAA